A window of the Scandinavium goeteborgense genome harbors these coding sequences:
- the cydC gene encoding heme ABC transporter ATP-binding protein/permease CydC, whose translation MRVLAPYLALYKRHKWLLSLGVVLAIITLLASIGLLTLSGWFLSASAAVGFAGAYTFNYMLPAAGVRGAAIIRTAGRYFERLVSHDATFRVLQHLRVSTFSKLLPLSPAGLARFRQGELLNRVVADVDTLDHLYLRVISPLIGALVVILVVSFGLSFLDLTLALTLGGIMLLTLFLLPPLFYRAGKPTGEKLTQLRGEYRQQLTSWLHGQAELSIFGASTRYREQMEQTELSWHEAQRRQSELTALSQALMLLMGAAAVIVMLWMAAGGVGGNSQPGPLIALFVFCALAAFEALAPVTGAFQHLGQVMASAVRITELTGQQPEVTFPETASDVPQRVSLTLKNVSFTYPQQTQPALANLNLRVNAGEHVAILGRTGCGKSTLLQLLTRAWDPQSGELLLNEHPISAMDEMTLRRTMSVVPQRVHLFSATLRDNLLLAAPNATDDALSAVLVRTGLEKLLDDSGLNSWLGEGGRQLSGGELRRLAIARALLHDAPLMLLDEPTEGLDATTESQILDLLADVMRDKTVLMVTHRLRGLARFEQIIVMDNGQIIEHGNHAELLAQQGRYYQFRQRL comes from the coding sequence ATGCGCGTTTTAGCCCCGTACCTGGCGCTGTATAAGCGCCATAAATGGCTGCTCTCCCTCGGCGTTGTGCTCGCGATTATCACCCTGCTGGCCAGCATTGGTCTGCTGACGCTCTCGGGCTGGTTCTTGTCAGCTTCTGCCGCCGTCGGTTTTGCGGGCGCCTACACCTTTAACTATATGTTGCCTGCCGCAGGCGTACGTGGGGCCGCCATCATTCGTACCGCGGGGCGCTATTTCGAGCGTCTGGTCAGCCACGATGCGACTTTCCGCGTGTTGCAGCACCTGCGCGTGTCCACGTTCAGCAAGCTGCTACCGCTCTCCCCTGCCGGGCTGGCGCGTTTCCGTCAGGGTGAATTGCTCAACCGCGTGGTAGCAGATGTCGACACCCTCGATCATCTTTACCTGCGCGTGATTTCCCCGCTGATTGGGGCGCTGGTCGTCATTCTGGTCGTCTCGTTCGGCCTGAGTTTTCTTGACCTGACGCTGGCCCTGACCCTCGGCGGCATTATGTTGCTGACGCTGTTCCTGCTGCCGCCATTGTTTTACCGGGCCGGAAAACCGACCGGTGAGAAACTGACGCAGCTTCGCGGTGAATACCGCCAGCAGCTCACGTCCTGGCTGCACGGCCAGGCTGAACTGAGCATTTTCGGTGCGAGCACGCGCTATCGCGAGCAAATGGAACAGACGGAGCTGAGCTGGCACGAGGCGCAACGCCGTCAGTCCGAGCTGACCGCCCTTTCTCAGGCGCTGATGCTGCTGATGGGTGCTGCGGCGGTGATTGTGATGCTGTGGATGGCGGCAGGTGGTGTGGGCGGTAATAGCCAGCCAGGCCCGTTGATCGCACTGTTTGTGTTCTGCGCACTGGCCGCGTTTGAAGCGCTGGCCCCGGTAACCGGCGCATTCCAGCACCTTGGACAGGTCATGGCTTCCGCTGTGCGGATAACCGAACTCACCGGGCAACAACCCGAAGTCACATTCCCGGAGACGGCTTCTGACGTACCGCAGCGCGTGAGCCTGACGCTGAAAAATGTCAGCTTCACCTACCCGCAGCAGACACAGCCCGCGCTGGCGAATCTGAATTTACGCGTCAACGCCGGAGAACATGTTGCTATTCTGGGCCGTACCGGCTGCGGTAAATCGACACTGTTACAGCTGCTGACTCGCGCGTGGGATCCGCAAAGCGGAGAACTACTGCTGAACGAGCACCCGATTTCGGCGATGGATGAAATGACGCTGCGCCGCACCATGAGCGTGGTTCCGCAACGCGTGCACCTTTTCAGCGCCACGCTGCGGGATAACCTGCTACTGGCGGCCCCGAACGCAACGGATGACGCGCTAAGCGCTGTTCTGGTGCGCACTGGTCTGGAAAAATTGCTCGACGATAGCGGGCTGAACAGCTGGCTCGGTGAAGGCGGCCGTCAACTCTCCGGCGGCGAACTGCGACGCCTGGCGATTGCCCGCGCCCTGCTGCATGATGCGCCGTTGATGCTGCTCGACGAACCGACCGAAGGACTTGATGCCACTACGGAAAGCCAAATCCTTGATTTACTGGCCGATGTGATGCGTGACAAAACCGTGCTGATGGTAACCCACCGCCTGCGCGGGCTGGCTCGTTTTGAGCAAATAATTGTGATGGACAACGGCCAAATTATTGAGCATGGTAATCACGCAGAATTGCTGGCCCAACAAGGGCGTTATTACCAGTTCAGACAGCGTCTGTAG
- the aat gene encoding leucyl/phenylalanyl-tRNA--protein transferase has protein sequence MRLVQLSRHSITFPSPEGALREPNGLLALGGDLSPARLLMAYQRGIFPWFSPGDPILWWSPDPRAVLWPDTFHVSRSMKRFHKSSPFRITLNHAFGKVIEGCSADRDEGTWITESIVQAYHRLHELGHAHSVEVWLGSELVGGMYGVAQGALFCGESMFSRAENASKSALLVFSQAFAAQGGKLMDCQVLNNHTASLGAIEIPRREYLEYLAELRTQPLPGHFWVPRTLFSPTV, from the coding sequence ATGCGGCTGGTCCAGTTGTCACGTCATTCTATAACCTTCCCGTCGCCGGAAGGTGCCTTGCGCGAGCCTAATGGTTTGCTCGCGCTGGGTGGCGATCTCAGCCCGGCGCGACTGCTCATGGCCTATCAGCGCGGTATCTTTCCCTGGTTTTCTCCCGGCGATCCGATTTTGTGGTGGTCGCCTGACCCTCGTGCCGTTCTATGGCCTGACACGTTTCATGTCAGCCGCAGCATGAAACGATTTCATAAATCGTCCCCTTTTCGCATCACGCTCAATCATGCTTTCGGCAAGGTAATTGAAGGCTGTTCTGCCGATCGCGATGAAGGCACGTGGATTACCGAAAGCATTGTGCAGGCCTATCACCGCCTGCATGAACTGGGACACGCGCATTCGGTTGAGGTGTGGCTGGGAAGTGAGCTGGTGGGTGGTATGTACGGCGTGGCACAAGGCGCGCTGTTCTGCGGTGAGTCGATGTTCAGCCGGGCGGAAAATGCCTCAAAAAGCGCACTGCTCGTTTTCTCGCAGGCATTTGCCGCACAGGGCGGGAAACTGATGGATTGTCAGGTGCTTAATAATCATACCGCGTCGCTGGGTGCGATTGAAATTCCCCGCCGCGAATACCTGGAATACCTCGCAGAATTACGTACGCAGCCGCTGCCAGGGCACTTTTGGGTCCCTCGTACGCTCTTTTCACCCACAGTGTAA
- the infA gene encoding translation initiation factor IF-1, which yields MAKEDNIEMQGTVLDTLPNTMFRVELENGHVVTAHISGKMRKNYIRILTGDKVTVELTPYDLSKGRIVFRSR from the coding sequence ATGGCCAAAGAAGACAATATTGAAATGCAGGGTACCGTTCTCGATACGTTACCTAACACTATGTTCCGCGTAGAGCTTGAAAACGGGCACGTGGTAACTGCGCATATCTCCGGAAAAATGCGTAAAAACTACATCCGCATTCTGACGGGCGACAAAGTGACTGTTGAGTTGACCCCGTACGACCTGAGCAAAGGCCGCATTGTCTTCCGTAGTCGCTAA